One window of Nicotiana tomentosiformis chromosome 11, ASM39032v3, whole genome shotgun sequence genomic DNA carries:
- the LOC104119599 gene encoding cytochrome P450 704B1 has protein sequence MEILTLFVCLVLSWIFIHGLRQQKNRKGPIHWPIIGAGLEQWVNFDRMHDWLVKYLAQSPTVVVPTWSTTYTYIAHPDNVEHVLKTNFDNYPKGEVYHSYMEVLLGDGIFNVDGDLWRKQRKTASFEFASKNLRDFNTVVFRDYTLKLFNILIQASFNNKEVDMQDLLMRMTLDSICKVGFGVEIGTLDPNLPENSFAQAFDAANVIVTLRFIDPLWRIKKFLNIGSEAILDQSIRTVDDFTYSVIRKRKAEIEAAPTNEKIKQDILSRFVELGKDPENNMTDKSLRDIVLNFVIAGRDTTATTLSWAIYMIMTHEHVAEKLYAELKSLEENVSLHQYDAEDPESVNRRAIQFAGLLNYDSLGKLYYLHAVITETLRLYPAVPQDPKGILEDDVLPDGTKLKAGGMVTYVPYSMGRMEYNWGSDAASFNPERWLKDGVFQNASPFKFTAFQGGPRICLGKDSAYLQMKMALAILCRFYKFKLVPGHPVKYRMMTILSMAHGLKLTVSVRS, from the exons ATGGAAATATTAACATTGTTTGTGTGCTTGGTTTTGTCATGGATCTTCATCCATGGATTGAGGCAGCAGAAGAATAGGAAAGGCCCCATACATTGGCCTATTATTGGGGCAGGCTTAGAACAGTGGGTGAATTTTGATCGAATGCATGATTGGTTGGTCAAGTATTTGGCTCAATCCCCAACTGTTGTTGTCCCAACGTGGTCTACAACTTATACTTACATTGCTCATCCAGATAATGTCGAACATGTTCTCAAAACTAACTTTGATAACTATCCAAAG GGTGAAGTGTACCATTCATATATGGAAGTTTTACTTGGAGATGGCATATTTAATGTGGATGGTGATCTTTGGAGAAAACAAAGGAAGACTGCTAGCTTTGAGTTTGCTTCAAAAAACTTAAGGGATTTCAACACTGTAGTTTTCAGGGACTATACCCTTAAACTCTTTAACATTCTAATTCAAGCATCTTTCAACAATAAGGAAGTAGACATGCAG GATTTGTTGATGAGAATGACTCTAGACTCAATATGTAAGGTGGGATTTGGTGTAGAGATAGGAACATTGGACCCCAATTTACCAGAAAATAGCTTTGCACAAGCATTTGATGCTGCAAATGTTATCGTGACACTGCGATTTATCGACCCTTTGTGGAGGATCAAGAAATTTCTGAACATAGGATCAGAAGCCATCCTTGATCAGAGTATTAGAACAGTTGATGATTTCACATATTCTGTCATAAGAAAAAGGAAGGCAGAGATAGAAGCAGCTCCAACCAACGAGAAA ATTAAGCAAGACATATTATCAAGATTCGTTGAGCTAGGAAAAGACCCTGAGAACAATATGACTGATAAAAGCCTGAGGGACATTGTCCTGAATTTTGTCATAGCGGGGCGTGATACAACTGCAACAACTCTGTCTTGGGCTATATACATGATCATGACTCACGAACACGTAGCAGAGAAGCTGTACGCAGAACTGAAATCGTTGGAAGAGAATGTGTCGTTGCATCAGTATGACGCGGAGGATCCTGAATCAGTTAATCGGAGAGCAATCCAATTTGCAGGGCTTCTTAATTATGATTCATTGGGAAAATTGTACTACTTGCATGCTGTCATTACAGAAACTCTTCGGTTGTACCCCGCTGTTCCTCAG GATCCTAAGGGTATATTGGAAGATGATGTATTACCAGATGGAACAAAGTTAAAAGCTGGAGGAATGGTGACTTATGTACCTTACTCTATGGGCAGAATGGAATACAACTGGGGTTCTGATGCAGCTTCATTCAATCCTGAGAGATGGCTCAAAGATGGAGTTTTCCAAAATGCATCTCCATTCAAATTCACTGCTTTTCAG GGAGGGCCAAGAATATGTCTTGGAAAAGACTCTGCATATCTTCAGATGAAGATGGCACTTGCAATTTTGTGTCGATTTTATAAATTCAAGTTGGTACCAGGGCATCCAGTGAAGTACAGGATGATGACCATTTTATCAATGGCACATGGACTAAAGCTTACAGTATCAGTACGATCTTGA